The following proteins are co-located in the Pomacea canaliculata isolate SZHN2017 linkage group LG10, ASM307304v1, whole genome shotgun sequence genome:
- the LOC112573392 gene encoding integrin beta-1-binding protein 1-like, translating into MFKKVKTRNAPTGTSEDTQMSESSTENLTKDGKETVDRILHQKVHFKLFYVGSVVEISGLNSTRRDTEAQLVDYIEEKQIEGKLKLLVSEDDKVIINVSRYGIKVLDTSGQEVMQRHPLHTISQLIHYTDGFGKPNIALKIGQVGKTVFNCYVFQCHTEDQAQAICQCVRRIFDAITAKS; encoded by the exons atgtttaaaaaagtaaaaactcgTAATGCGCCGACTGGAACTTCTGAAGATACGCAGATG AGTGAATCTAGCACAGAAAATTTAACCAAAGATGGTAAAGAAACAGTGGATAGAATTTTACACCAGAAGGTTcacttcaaattattttatgtggGATCAGTCGTGGAGATAAGTGGCTTAAATTCAACACGACGAGACACAGAAGCTCAGCTTGTAGACTACATTGAAGAAAAACAG ATTGAAGGCAAACTTAAACTGCTTGTCTCAGAAGATGACAAAGTCATAATAAATGTATCACGATATGGAATAAAAGTTTTGGATACGTCTGGTCAG GAAGTGATGCAGAGACATCCTCTCCATACTATTTCCCAGTTGATCCATTACACAGATGGTTTTGGAAAACCAAACATTGCGTTGAAGATAGGGCAGGTGGGAAAGACGGTCTTCAACTGCTATGTTTTCCAGTGTCATACTGAg GATCAAGCACAGGCTATTTGTCAGTGTGTGCGGAGAATTTTTGATGCGATCACTGCCAAATCATGA
- the LOC112573391 gene encoding transcription elongation factor A protein 1-like, producing MGCEDEVIRIGKKLEKLINSDTSDHSSALDLLKALRDLKMTLDVLQKTRIGMTVNNLRKASNSDDVVSLSKTLIKNWKKLLPGDGGSQGGMSRQSSTSSLSRSNSSQRMDDGGESGDGNSQPPLGMNDRDEKQTAGSVTASVTQDAVRLKCRELLAAALKAGEMEEGGGDPEKLAASIEDAIFLEFKNTDIKYKNRVRSRVANLKDSRNPQLRQNVLIGLISPEKIAAMTAEEMASDEMKQLRAKLTKEAINDHQMAKTGGTCTDLFKCGKCGKSNCTYNQVQTRSADEPMTTFVLCNMCGHRWKFC from the exons ATGGGATGCGAAGATGAAGTTATCCGCataggaaaaaaacttgaaaagctTATCAACAGTGATACGTCA gATCATTCATCTGCACTTGACTTGTTAAAGGCTCTTCGTGATTTAAAAATGACTCTTGATGTCTTGCAG aaaacacgAATTGGCATGACTGTAAACAATCTTCGAAAGGCCAGCAACAGTGATGATGTGGTCTCCCTTTCTAAAACACTCATCAAAAATTGGAAAAAGCTCCTACCAGGGG atggAGGCAGTCAAGGAGGAATGAGTCGACAGTCATCTACCTCCTCACTTTCTCGAAGCAACAGCTCACAAAGAATGGACGACGGGGGAGAGAGCGGGGATGGAAATTCTCAACCCCCACTTGGCATGAATGACAGAGATGAGAAGCAAACAGCAGGATCTGTAACAGCATCAGTAACACAGGATGCTGTCAGGTTGAAATGCCGGGAGCTGCTAGCTGCAGCACTTAAAGCTGGAG AAATGGAAGAAGGGGGAGGTGATCCAGAAAAACTAGCAGCCAGCATTGAAGATG CAATATttcttgaatttaaaaatacagacataaaatataagAATAGAGTCCGAAGTCGAGTGGCCAATTTGAAAGACTCACGGAACCCACAACTCCGCCAGAATGTCCTGATTGGTCTTATCTCCCCAGAAAAGATAGCAGCAATGACAGCTGAG GAGATGGCCAGTGATGAGATGAAACAACTCAGAGCAAAGCTGACCAAAGAAGCCATTAATGACCACCAGATGGCCAAGACAGGAGGAACATGCACAGACCTATTTAAGTGTGGTAAATGTGGCAAGAGTAACTGCACATACAATCAG gtccaGACAAGAAGTGCAGATGAACCTATGACAACATTTGTTCTTTGTAATATGTGTGGTCATCGATGGAAG TTTTGCTGA
- the LOC112573389 gene encoding regulating synaptic membrane exocytosis protein 2-like yields the protein MGGLQDGSGGLITVLRTVAAGSPAQRAGLQQGDQVMEWNGHPLIDATYERAQSVLKATTSDTVHVLTVPRNVSGSRSCSRNSDMEVCSSRSSSPFVVIPSSDSPTHSLNHPSDSPTAGITMKRRLLPRTPAEIGRESRHMNGELYFSVEYDPPTSILYVNVTMARDLSLPEAGPAEKRRNAHNVAEELATEHMRTRAEHNSTTCGRAEPEGARQHLPSPFVLLRLLPENGSRETLKTEIYGNTCHPKWEQTFVYDCFTITELVARCLELTLWSREERGDVFLGEVLLDLRDLPRYSNATWCSLHDHDDNSPPLPRPRCLTAINSPASSRSSSFYDASDVARSLEAQDPSRDSSQGGTNSGRGSSPTTTCHSAFHLTNAQTDAAKGAKTTRRRAKSRMSRVSNSLSLSDRKEGGSDESSPGDVARQQSATDGNMADTSPGVQRRTSYTMDLLAPPRPLSRANSSSSFFLSDDSSDEDLYSPTPITPDRPAPEGDDITSILGPGQVPPRPSNETLVCGDIKVGFNVSKGQLEVDIICVKGLQRPGNIPLPDTYVKTYLVEGQKTIQKKKTHVVKATTDPVFRRKIKYSACNVHGRHMRIVVWERPRNFERKQSLGEAVVRLDALDLSTHTMTWYKLFPVNSTDLGSTDSLSQW from the exons ATGGGAGGTCTGCAAGACGGAAGTGGAGGGCTGATAACTGTCCTCAGAACTGTGGCAGCAGGCAGTCCCGCCCAGCGTGCCGGACTCCAACAAG GTGATCAAGTGATGGAGTGGAATGGACATCCCCTTATCGACGCAACATACGAGCGCGCACAGTCTGTTCTCAAGGCCACGACCTCTGACACCGTGCACGTTCTAACTGTCCCCAGAAATGTGTCCGG TTCCAGAAGCTGCAGCCGAAACTCCGACATGGAGGTGTGCAGTAGTCGCTCCAGCTCGCCGTTTGTTGTCATACCTTCCTCAGACAGTCCCACCCACTCCCTCAACCACCCCTCAGACTCGCCTACTGCTGGCATCACCATGAAGCGACGTCTGTTGCCCAGAACTCCG GCAGAAATAGGTCGTGAATCACGTCACATGAACGGAGAACTGTATTTCTCTGTGGAGTACGATCCTCCAACGTCCATCTTGTATGTCAATGTCACAATGGCACGAGACCTTAGTTTACCGGAGGCGGGGCCTGCAGAAAAACGTCGTAACGCCCACAACGTGGCGGAAGAGCTGGCTACAGAGCACATGCGCACCAGGGCGGAGCATAACAGCACCACGTGTGGGAGGGCGGAGCCAGAGGGAGCGCGTCAGCACTTGCCATCACCCTTCGTACTCTTACGTCTCCTGCCGGAAAATGG GTCAAGAGAAACCCTGAAAACTGAGATTTACGGTAACACGTGCCACCCGAAGTGGGAGCAAACTTTTGTCTACGACTGCTTCACCATTACGGAG CTTGTGGCTCGATGCCTCGAACTCACTTTGTGGAGTCGGGAAGAGAGGGGGGACGTGTTTCTCGGGGAGGTTCTCCTTGACCTCCGGGATCTTCCGCGCTACTCGAACGCCACCTGGTGCAGCCTTCACGACCACGACGACAACTCGCCGCCTTTGCCTCGTCCACGGTGCCTGACAGCCATTAACTCTCCCGCCAGCTCGCGCTCCAGCTCCTTCTATGACGCAAGCGACGTCGCGCGCAGCCTTGAGGCGCAAGACCCGTCACGTGACTCGTCGCAAGGAGGAACCAACTCGG ggcGGGGCTCTTCGCCAACAACTACGTGTCATTCAGCCTTCCACTTGACAAATG CACAGACAGATGCCGCCAAAGGAGCGAAAACGACAAGACGCCGAGCGAAGAGCCGCATGTCCCGCGTATCCAACTCCTTGTCTCTCTCCGACCGCAAAGAAGGTG GGTCAGATGAAAGTTCTCCAGGGGATGTGGCTCGCCAGCAGTCCGCGACAGACGGCAACATGGCGGACACGAGCCCTGGTGTGCAAAGACGGACGTCAT ACACAATGGATTTGTTGGCACCACCCCGCCCGCTCAGTCGCGCCAATagttcttcctccttctttctgtcCGACGACAGCAGCGACGAGGATCTTTACAG TCCAACGCCAATAACACCAGATAGGCCAGCTCCAGAGGGAGACGACATTACATCCATTCTTGGTCCTGGTCAGGTTCCTCCGCGGCCATCCAACG AAACACTGGTCTGCGGGGACATCAAAGTAGGATTCAACGTGTCGAAAGGACAATTGGAGGTAGACATCATCTGCGTGAAAGGTCTTCAGCGACCTGGCAACATCCCTCTGCCAg ACACTTATGTCAAGACCTACTTGGTGGAGGGCCAGAAAACGATtcagaagaagaagacacaCGTGGTAAAGGCGACCACTGACCCAGTCTTCCGGCGGAAGATCAAGTACTCAGCTTGCAATGTCCACGGGCGACACATGCGG ATCGTCGTATGGGAGCGGCCGCGAAATTTCGAGCGAAAGCAGAGCCTGGGAGAAGCAGTGGTACGCCTGGACGCACTGGATTTAAGCACGCACACCATGACATGGTATAAACTGTTTCCGGTTAACAGCACTGACCTCGGCTCCACAGATTCTCTCAGCCAGTGGTGA